In a single window of the Streptomyces sp. HUAS ZL42 genome:
- a CDS encoding histidine phosphatase family protein → MGDLLLVRHGETEWSVSGQHTSFTDLPLTGHGEEQAKSLAPLLSGRPFSLALTSPLHRAVRTAELAGLTGVVPHPDLHEWDYGGYEGVTTVEIHRTRPDWDLWTDGVPPGPDGHLGESPAEVGLRADRVLSRVDAALPGGDVILVAHAHVLRVLTARRLGLTPADGRLFQLATGTVSRLSTEHGRPVIAEWNTRP, encoded by the coding sequence GTGGGGGACCTCCTGCTCGTCCGCCACGGCGAGACGGAGTGGAGCGTGTCGGGACAGCACACCAGCTTCACCGACCTGCCCCTCACGGGGCACGGCGAGGAACAGGCCAAGTCCCTCGCTCCACTCCTGTCCGGCCGGCCCTTCTCTCTCGCACTCACCAGCCCGCTGCACCGCGCGGTCCGCACCGCCGAACTCGCGGGTCTCACCGGGGTGGTTCCCCACCCCGACCTGCACGAGTGGGACTACGGCGGCTACGAAGGCGTCACCACCGTCGAGATCCACCGCACCCGCCCCGACTGGGACCTGTGGACCGACGGCGTACCGCCCGGCCCGGACGGCCACCTCGGCGAATCACCGGCCGAGGTGGGACTGCGCGCCGACCGGGTCCTGTCCCGGGTCGACGCGGCCCTGCCCGGCGGCGATGTGATCCTCGTGGCCCACGCCCACGTCCTCCGCGTCCTGACGGCACGCCGACTGGGCCTGACACCCGCGGACGGCCGCCTCTTCCAGCTGGCGACGGGCACGGTCAGCCGCCTGTCGACCGAGCACGGGCGGCCCGTGATCGCGGAGTGGAACACGAGGCCGTGA
- a CDS encoding MFS transporter, translated as MSVPASPSSATAPPGQPKKAATAAWIGSALEYYDFFIYGSAAALIFPKVFFDESDPATATLLSLATFGVAYAARPVGALFLGHFGDRVGRKKIMVFTLILMGLSTFLIGCLPIRAQVGGLAPVLLVACRVLQGISAAGEQASANSMTLEHAPPNRRGFFTSFTLSGTQGGQLLATLVFIPVAALPENQLLSWGWRIPFWMSVAVAVVGFVIRRKLEETPAFARQAASEGVVKLPLVVLLREHWADVLRVIGGALIASVSTIFTVWALAYATSDAVGMSRSSMLWVGALANLVALAAIPLWARLSDRIGRRPVYLIGAAGSAVMMFLYLWSISTGSYPLTLLLGIITFGVVYSAANGVWPSFYGEMFSTRVRLSGMAIGTQIGFAVAGFAVTFAAEIAGPNGDDWSSVALFTAALCLPPVVAALSARETAKVPTERLGERSHREAAQPETVTA; from the coding sequence GTGTCCGTCCCCGCGTCCCCCTCGTCCGCCACCGCCCCGCCCGGCCAGCCGAAGAAGGCGGCCACCGCCGCCTGGATCGGCAGCGCCCTGGAGTACTACGACTTCTTCATCTACGGCAGCGCGGCCGCTCTGATCTTCCCGAAGGTCTTCTTCGACGAGTCCGACCCCGCCACCGCGACCCTGCTGTCGCTGGCCACCTTCGGTGTGGCGTACGCGGCCCGCCCGGTCGGCGCGCTGTTCCTCGGCCACTTCGGCGACCGGGTCGGCCGGAAGAAGATCATGGTCTTCACGCTGATCCTGATGGGCCTGTCGACGTTCCTCATCGGCTGCCTGCCCATCCGGGCACAGGTCGGCGGGCTCGCGCCGGTGCTGCTGGTGGCCTGCCGGGTCCTGCAGGGCATCTCGGCGGCGGGCGAGCAGGCCAGCGCCAACTCGATGACCCTGGAACACGCGCCACCCAACCGGCGCGGCTTCTTCACCAGCTTCACCCTGAGCGGCACCCAGGGCGGGCAGCTGCTCGCCACGCTGGTCTTCATCCCGGTCGCCGCACTCCCCGAGAACCAGTTGCTCTCCTGGGGCTGGCGCATCCCCTTCTGGATGAGCGTCGCGGTCGCCGTCGTCGGTTTCGTCATCCGCCGCAAACTGGAGGAGACGCCGGCGTTCGCCCGGCAGGCCGCCTCCGAGGGCGTCGTGAAGCTGCCGCTCGTGGTGCTGCTGCGTGAGCACTGGGCGGACGTGCTGCGGGTGATCGGGGGTGCGCTGATCGCCTCCGTCTCCACGATCTTCACGGTGTGGGCGCTGGCGTACGCGACGAGCGACGCCGTCGGCATGAGCCGCTCCTCGATGCTGTGGGTGGGCGCCCTGGCCAACCTGGTCGCGCTCGCCGCCATCCCCCTGTGGGCCAGGCTGTCGGACCGCATCGGCCGCCGTCCGGTGTACCTGATCGGCGCGGCCGGCAGCGCGGTGATGATGTTCCTCTACCTGTGGTCGATCTCCACGGGCTCGTACCCCCTGACCCTGCTCCTCGGCATCATCACCTTCGGTGTCGTCTACAGCGCCGCGAACGGCGTGTGGCCCTCCTTCTACGGCGAGATGTTCTCGACCCGGGTCCGCCTGTCCGGCATGGCGATCGGCACGCAGATCGGCTTCGCGGTGGCCGGTTTCGCGGTCACCTTCGCCGCGGAGATCGCGGGCCCGAACGGCGACGACTGGTCCTCGGTGGCCCTCTTCACCGCGGCCCTCTGCCTCCCGCCGGTCGTCGCCGCCCTGTCGGCCCGCGAGACGGCCAAGGTGCCGACGGAGCGCCTGGGCGAGCGCTCGCATCGGGAGGCGGCACAGCCGGAGACGGTGACGGCCTGA
- a CDS encoding membrane-associated oxidoreductase, with protein sequence MEINDLTPAEERVWRAFATGAAVDFRESADDDAARSEAWGPRRSVRAAVLRALLLNGPREPGEVAALKIRGARITGTLDLRYATVESVVHLSHCRFDDAPDLSGAHLPYLNLRDSVLPGLSIARARVDGSLRLTRCRFDGPVHLGGSQISGVLFLERAELTAPPSSGPVLRLNHVTIEDDLCAPGLRTHGGIRLDGATVAGSVDLNDARLHHPGNAVLDAQTLAVEGDLLMRRLESDGWMGLRGARIAGRFDLSYARLSNPGDAALRASSCTIGELWLRGGPPLEGHLNLRRAQIDVLFLDPAVVPDEVLFSSLVYTTLTPLEPAERRLPMLERDGDGYVPHGYEQLTAAYRRVGDDHAARLVQLAKQRRHRSTLPWLGRLWGHVQDATVGYGFRPLRAAVWLLSLLAIGSVAYGLHHPPALKPAEAPDFNPVFYTLDLLLPVISFGQEGAFDPQGGYQWLSYVLVITGWILATTVVTGVTRMVSRQ encoded by the coding sequence ATGGAGATCAACGATCTGACACCGGCCGAGGAGCGGGTGTGGCGGGCGTTCGCGACGGGCGCGGCGGTGGACTTCCGTGAGAGTGCCGACGACGACGCGGCTCGGAGTGAGGCGTGGGGTCCCCGACGCAGCGTACGGGCAGCCGTGTTGCGGGCCCTGCTCCTCAACGGCCCCCGGGAACCCGGTGAGGTGGCGGCCCTCAAGATCAGAGGGGCGCGGATCACCGGAACGCTGGACCTGAGATACGCCACGGTCGAGAGCGTCGTCCACCTGAGCCACTGCCGCTTCGACGACGCCCCGGACCTCTCCGGAGCCCACCTGCCCTACCTCAACCTGCGCGACTCCGTGCTGCCCGGCCTGTCGATCGCGCGGGCCCGTGTGGACGGCAGCCTCCGGCTGACCCGCTGCCGGTTCGACGGGCCCGTGCATCTGGGCGGGTCCCAGATATCCGGCGTGCTCTTCCTCGAGCGGGCGGAGCTCACCGCGCCGCCCTCGTCCGGGCCGGTCCTGCGGCTCAACCACGTGACCATCGAGGACGACCTGTGTGCGCCCGGGCTGCGCACACACGGCGGGATACGGCTCGACGGCGCCACCGTCGCCGGATCGGTCGACCTCAACGACGCACGGCTCCACCACCCGGGCAACGCCGTCCTCGACGCACAGACCCTCGCCGTGGAGGGCGACCTCCTCATGCGGCGCCTGGAGTCGGACGGCTGGATGGGCCTGCGGGGCGCCCGTATCGCGGGCCGGTTCGACCTGTCGTACGCCCGTCTGTCGAACCCCGGCGACGCGGCGCTGAGGGCGAGCAGCTGCACCATCGGGGAACTCTGGCTGCGCGGGGGCCCGCCCTTGGAGGGCCACCTCAATCTGCGCCGGGCCCAGATCGACGTGCTGTTCCTGGACCCGGCGGTGGTGCCGGATGAGGTCCTGTTCAGCAGCCTCGTCTACACCACGCTCACCCCGCTCGAGCCCGCCGAGCGCCGGCTGCCGATGCTGGAACGGGACGGCGACGGTTATGTCCCGCACGGCTACGAGCAGTTGACCGCCGCCTACCGCCGCGTCGGCGACGACCACGCGGCGCGTCTCGTCCAGCTCGCCAAGCAGCGCCGGCACCGCTCCACGCTCCCGTGGCTCGGCCGGCTGTGGGGACACGTCCAGGACGCCACGGTCGGCTACGGCTTCCGCCCCCTGCGCGCCGCGGTCTGGCTGCTGTCGCTGCTGGCGATCGGCTCGGTCGCCTACGGTCTTCACCACCCGCCCGCGCTCAAGCCGGCCGAGGCACCGGACTTCAACCCGGTGTTCTACACCCTCGACCTGCTGCTGCCCGTGATCTCCTTCGGGCAGGAGGGCGCCTTCGATCCGCAGGGGGGATACCAGTGGCTGTCGTACGTCCTCGTCATCACCGGCTGGATCCTGGCCACGACCGTGGTCACCGGCGTGACCAGGATGGTCAGCCGCCAGTGA
- a CDS encoding PPOX class F420-dependent oxidoreductase, producing MTQDATQNALLALLSDGRSGVLVTLKRDGRPQLSNVSHHYYPEEGVLRISVTDDRAKTRNLRRDPRASYHVTTNDRWAYTVAEGTAELSPVAKDPYDETVEELVRLYRDVLGEHPDWDDYRSAMVRDRRLVVRLRVERAYGIPKGANGG from the coding sequence ATGACTCAGGACGCGACCCAGAACGCACTGCTCGCGCTGCTCTCCGACGGCCGCAGCGGGGTGCTGGTCACCCTCAAGCGAGACGGTCGCCCCCAGCTGTCGAACGTCAGCCACCACTACTACCCGGAGGAGGGCGTCCTCCGGATCTCCGTCACGGACGACCGTGCCAAGACCCGGAACCTGCGCCGCGACCCCCGGGCGTCCTACCACGTGACCACCAACGACCGGTGGGCCTACACGGTCGCCGAGGGTACGGCCGAGCTGTCGCCCGTCGCAAAGGATCCGTACGACGAGACCGTCGAGGAGCTCGTCCGCCTGTACCGCGACGTCCTGGGCGAGCACCCCGACTGGGACGACTACCGGTCCGCCATGGTCCGCGACCGCCGCCTGGTGGTGCGGTTGCGGGTGGAGCGGGCGTACGGGATCCCGAAGGGCGCCAACGGGGGCTGA
- the opcA gene encoding glucose-6-phosphate dehydrogenase assembly protein OpcA: MKIDLTDTTASKINKALVQGRRAIGTPAVGMVLTMVIVTDEENAYDSIKAAEEASHEHPARTLVVIKRHARTPRDRTQSHLDAEVRVGADAGTGETVVLRTYGEVSDHADSVVLPLLLPDAPVVVWWPGDAPDVPSKDPLGALAQRRITDLYAVERPLEMLETRVHSYAPGDTDLAWTRLTPWRSMLAAALDQARTDITSAAVEAEAENPAAELLARWLEARLNVQVDRVVTAGPVVTAVRLGTANGEIVIDRPEGPLATLTLPGQPSRTLALKVRSTSELIAEELRRLDADEMYAVALRGEVAPLRTEETV, encoded by the coding sequence ATGAAGATCGACCTGACCGACACCACGGCAAGCAAGATCAACAAGGCTCTCGTGCAGGGTCGCCGCGCCATCGGCACTCCCGCCGTGGGCATGGTCCTGACGATGGTGATCGTCACGGACGAGGAGAACGCGTACGACTCGATCAAGGCGGCCGAGGAGGCCTCGCACGAGCACCCGGCGCGCACCCTGGTCGTCATCAAGCGGCACGCCCGCACCCCGCGCGACCGCACGCAGTCGCACCTCGACGCCGAGGTCCGGGTGGGCGCCGACGCGGGAACCGGTGAGACGGTCGTCCTGCGGACCTACGGCGAGGTGTCCGACCACGCCGACTCCGTCGTCCTGCCGCTGCTGCTGCCGGACGCGCCGGTCGTCGTGTGGTGGCCGGGGGACGCGCCCGACGTGCCTTCGAAGGACCCGCTGGGCGCGCTGGCGCAGCGCAGGATCACCGACCTGTACGCGGTGGAGCGCCCGCTCGAGATGCTCGAGACCCGGGTCCACTCCTACGCCCCCGGCGACACCGACCTCGCCTGGACCCGGCTCACCCCGTGGCGTTCGATGCTGGCCGCGGCCCTGGACCAGGCCCGCACGGACATCACCTCGGCGGCCGTGGAGGCCGAGGCCGAGAACCCGGCCGCCGAGCTCCTGGCGCGCTGGCTGGAGGCCCGGCTGAACGTGCAGGTCGACCGTGTCGTCACCGCGGGTCCCGTGGTCACCGCCGTCCGCCTCGGCACCGCGAACGGCGAGATCGTCATCGACCGCCCCGAGGGTCCGCTGGCCACGCTGACCCTGCCCGGCCAGCCGTCGCGCACCCTCGCCCTGAAGGTCCGCTCCACCTCCGAACTCATCGCCGAGGAGCTCAGGCGCCTCGATGCGGACGAGATGTACGCCGTCGCCCTGCGCGGCGAGGTCGCCCCCCTGCGCACCGAGGAGACCGTCTGA
- a CDS encoding shikimate dehydrogenase, with protein sequence MPKDSYLVGLIGSGIGPSLSPALHEREADRQGLRYLYRLIDIDTLGVPPEAVGDLVRGARELGFDGLNITHPCKQLVLEHLDALAPQAEALGAVNTVVFEDGRAVGHNTDVTGFAASFARGLPDAPLERLVQLGAGGAGAAVAHAMLTLGAERVTVVDALPDRAADLAASLNRHFGAGRAAHATRDRLAELLTGTDGIVHATPTGMAAHPGLPFPADLLHPGLWVAEVVYRPLETELLRTARALGCATLDGGGMAAFQAVDAFRLFTGREPDSARMLADIAELTGAVPAPK encoded by the coding sequence GTGCCCAAGGACTCGTATCTCGTCGGACTGATCGGCTCCGGCATCGGCCCGTCGCTCAGCCCGGCGCTGCACGAGCGGGAGGCCGACCGCCAGGGCCTGCGCTACCTGTACCGGCTCATCGACATCGACACCCTCGGCGTCCCGCCCGAGGCGGTCGGCGACCTGGTGCGCGGCGCCCGCGAGCTGGGCTTCGACGGGCTCAACATCACCCACCCGTGCAAGCAGCTCGTCCTCGAGCACCTCGACGCGCTGGCCCCGCAGGCCGAGGCGTTGGGCGCGGTCAACACCGTCGTGTTCGAGGACGGCCGGGCCGTGGGACACAACACCGACGTCACCGGCTTCGCCGCCTCCTTCGCCCGCGGCCTGCCGGACGCCCCCCTGGAGCGGCTAGTGCAGCTGGGCGCTGGCGGAGCGGGCGCGGCCGTCGCCCACGCCATGCTCACCCTCGGCGCCGAGCGGGTCACCGTCGTCGACGCGCTGCCCGACCGGGCCGCCGACCTCGCCGCGTCCCTGAACCGCCACTTCGGCGCGGGCCGCGCCGCCCACGCGACCCGGGACCGGCTGGCGGAGCTGCTCACCGGCACCGACGGCATCGTGCACGCCACCCCGACCGGCATGGCCGCCCACCCCGGTCTGCCCTTCCCCGCCGATCTGCTCCACCCCGGCCTCTGGGTCGCCGAGGTGGTCTACCGCCCGCTGGAGACGGAGTTGCTGCGCACGGCTCGGGCGCTGGGCTGCGCCACCCTCGACGGTGGCGGCATGGCGGCCTTCCAGGCCGTCGACGCGTTCCGCCTGTTCACCGGGCGTGAGCCCGACAGCGCCCGGATGCTCGCGGACATCGCCGAGCTGACCGGTGCCGTGCCCGCACCGAAGTAG
- the gnd gene encoding phosphogluconate dehydrogenase (NAD(+)-dependent, decarboxylating), translating into MQLGLIGLGKMGGNMRERIRRAGHTVVGYDRNPEVSDVASLAEMVDKLEAPRVVWVMVPAGGPTQSVVDELGDLLSPGDTVVDGGNSRWTDDEKHAEELGAKGIGFVDAGVSGGVWGLQNGYALMVGGDKEHVDRLQPVFEALKPEGPYGYVHAGKVGAGHFSKMVHNGIEYAMMQAYAEGWELLEKVDSVDNVREVFRSWQDGTVIRSWLLDLAVNALDEDEHLERLKGFAQDSGEGRWTVEAAVDHAVPLPAITASLFARFASRQDDSPQMKLIAALRNQFGGHAVESKE; encoded by the coding sequence ATGCAGCTCGGACTCATCGGTCTCGGCAAGATGGGCGGCAACATGCGCGAGCGGATCCGCCGCGCCGGCCACACCGTCGTCGGCTACGACCGCAACCCCGAAGTCTCCGACGTGGCGAGCCTCGCCGAAATGGTCGACAAGCTCGAAGCCCCGCGCGTGGTGTGGGTGATGGTCCCCGCGGGCGGTCCCACCCAGTCCGTGGTCGACGAACTGGGGGACCTCCTGTCGCCCGGCGACACGGTCGTCGACGGCGGCAACTCCCGCTGGACGGACGACGAGAAGCACGCCGAGGAGCTGGGTGCCAAGGGCATCGGCTTCGTCGACGCGGGTGTCTCCGGCGGCGTCTGGGGTCTGCAGAACGGCTACGCGCTGATGGTCGGCGGCGACAAGGAGCACGTCGACCGGCTCCAGCCCGTGTTCGAGGCGCTCAAGCCGGAGGGGCCGTACGGCTACGTCCACGCCGGCAAGGTCGGCGCCGGGCACTTCTCGAAGATGGTCCACAACGGCATCGAGTACGCGATGATGCAGGCGTACGCCGAGGGCTGGGAGCTCCTGGAGAAGGTCGACTCCGTGGACAACGTCCGCGAGGTCTTCCGCTCCTGGCAGGACGGTACGGTCATCCGCTCCTGGCTGCTCGACCTCGCGGTCAACGCCCTCGACGAGGACGAGCACCTGGAGAGGCTGAAGGGCTTCGCACAGGACTCCGGCGAGGGCCGGTGGACCGTCGAGGCGGCCGTCGACCACGCGGTGCCGCTCCCCGCCATCACCGCCTCGCTCTTCGCGCGGTTCGCGTCCCGCCAGGACGACTCCCCGCAGATGAAGCTGATCGCCGCCCTGCGCAACCAGTTCGGCGGTCACGCCGTCGAGTCGAAGGAGTAG
- the pgi gene encoding glucose-6-phosphate isomerase encodes MPGTPKLTRRPEWTALEDHRAEWRAHLRELFAADPERAERYVVRVGDLRIDYSKHLVTDETLALLHELAVATDVFGLRDAMFRGEKINITEDRAVLHTALRAPRDAVIEVDGENVVPKVHAVLDKLSDFARRVRTGEWTGHTGRRIRNVVNIGIGGSDLGPAMAYEALRAYTDRSLTFRFVSNVDGADLHEAVRDLDPAETLFIVASKTFTTIETITNATSARSWLLTGPGGLVDEKAVARHFVALSTNAEKVTGFGIDPDNMFEFWDWVGGRYSFDSAIGLSLMIAIGPDRFRELLDGFRIVDEHFRDAPAEANAPLLLGLLGIWYGNFFDAQSHAVLPYSHYLSKFTAYLQQLDMESNGKSVQRDGLPVEWQTGPVVWGTPGTNGQHAYYQLIHQGTKLIPADLIGFARPVAELSDELKAQHDLLMANLFAQGQALAFGKTADEVRAEGVPEEQVAHRTFRGNHPTTTILATELTPSVLGQLIALYEHKVFVQGAVWNIDSFDQWGVELGKVLAKRVEPALTEGAHVPGLDPSTAALVAAYRSLGK; translated from the coding sequence ATGCCCGGCACCCCCAAGCTCACCCGGCGGCCCGAGTGGACCGCCCTGGAGGACCACCGCGCCGAGTGGCGCGCGCATCTGCGAGAGCTGTTCGCCGCGGATCCCGAACGCGCGGAGCGGTACGTCGTGCGCGTCGGCGACCTGCGCATCGACTACTCCAAGCACCTGGTCACCGACGAGACCCTCGCCCTGCTGCACGAACTGGCCGTCGCCACCGACGTTTTCGGACTGCGCGACGCCATGTTCCGCGGCGAGAAGATCAACATCACCGAGGACCGCGCCGTGCTGCACACCGCGCTGCGCGCCCCGCGCGACGCGGTGATCGAGGTCGACGGCGAGAACGTCGTGCCCAAGGTGCACGCCGTGCTGGACAAGCTGAGCGACTTCGCCCGCCGTGTCCGCACGGGCGAGTGGACCGGCCACACCGGCAGGCGGATCCGCAACGTCGTCAACATCGGCATCGGCGGCTCCGACCTCGGCCCGGCGATGGCGTACGAGGCGCTGCGCGCGTACACGGACCGCTCCCTCACCTTCCGCTTCGTCTCGAACGTCGACGGCGCCGACCTCCACGAGGCGGTACGGGACCTGGACCCGGCGGAGACGCTCTTCATCGTCGCCTCCAAGACCTTCACCACCATCGAGACGATCACCAACGCCACCTCGGCCCGCTCCTGGCTGCTCACCGGCCCCGGCGGCCTCGTCGACGAGAAGGCGGTCGCCCGGCACTTCGTCGCCCTGTCGACGAACGCCGAGAAGGTCACCGGGTTCGGCATCGACCCGGACAACATGTTCGAGTTCTGGGACTGGGTCGGCGGGCGCTACTCGTTCGACTCGGCGATCGGCCTGTCCCTGATGATCGCGATCGGCCCCGACCGCTTCCGGGAGTTGCTGGACGGCTTCCGGATCGTCGACGAGCACTTCCGCGACGCCCCAGCCGAGGCCAACGCGCCGCTCCTGCTGGGCCTGCTCGGCATCTGGTACGGCAACTTCTTCGACGCCCAGTCGCACGCCGTACTGCCCTACAGCCACTACCTGTCGAAGTTCACCGCCTACCTCCAGCAGCTGGACATGGAGTCCAACGGCAAGTCGGTGCAGCGCGACGGACTCCCCGTGGAGTGGCAGACCGGCCCGGTGGTGTGGGGCACGCCCGGCACCAACGGCCAGCACGCCTACTACCAGTTGATCCACCAGGGCACCAAGCTGATCCCGGCCGACCTGATCGGCTTCGCCCGGCCCGTCGCCGAGCTGAGCGACGAGCTCAAGGCGCAGCACGACCTGCTGATGGCCAACCTGTTCGCGCAGGGTCAGGCACTCGCCTTCGGCAAGACCGCGGACGAGGTGCGTGCGGAGGGCGTGCCGGAGGAGCAGGTCGCGCACCGCACCTTCAGGGGCAACCACCCGACGACCACGATCCTCGCGACCGAGCTGACCCCGTCGGTCCTCGGCCAGCTAATCGCGCTGTACGAGCACAAGGTGTTCGTGCAGGGCGCCGTCTGGAACATCGACTCCTTCGACCAGTGGGGCGTGGAGCTGGGCAAGGTCCTCGCCAAGCGCGTCGAGCCCGCGCTCACCGAGGGCGCCCACGTGCCCGGCCTCGACCCTTCCACCGCCGCCCTCGTGGCCGCTTATCGCTCTCTTGGGAAGTGA
- a CDS encoding TetR/AcrR family transcriptional regulator, whose protein sequence is MTSVDEPARPGGRIRDAARTQAEILDVATQEFARAGYDGARVDDIAARTRTTKRMIYYYFGGKEQLFTAVLERAYGVIREAEQELDVEHLDPVAAIRRLAELTFDHHEQHPDFIRLVSIENIHGAEHIAASEKLGRIGSPALDVIRRILDSGQKSGLFTADVDAVDLHAMISSFCFFRVANRHTFGALFGRDLVDPAQRAHYRTMLGDMVIAYLTAERAAD, encoded by the coding sequence ATGACCAGCGTCGACGAACCGGCACGACCCGGCGGGCGCATCCGTGACGCAGCCCGCACCCAGGCCGAGATCCTCGACGTCGCCACGCAGGAGTTCGCCCGGGCCGGCTACGACGGAGCCCGGGTCGACGACATCGCCGCCCGCACCCGCACCACGAAGCGGATGATCTACTACTACTTCGGCGGCAAGGAGCAGCTGTTCACGGCGGTCCTGGAGCGGGCGTACGGCGTGATCCGCGAGGCCGAGCAGGAGCTCGACGTCGAGCACCTGGACCCGGTCGCGGCGATCCGGCGGCTGGCCGAGCTGACCTTCGACCACCACGAGCAGCACCCCGACTTCATCCGCCTGGTCAGCATCGAGAACATCCACGGGGCCGAGCACATCGCCGCCTCGGAGAAGCTCGGCAGGATCGGCTCGCCGGCCCTGGACGTGATCCGCCGGATCCTGGACTCGGGGCAGAAATCGGGCCTGTTCACGGCGGATGTCGACGCGGTCGACCTGCACGCGATGATCAGCTCGTTCTGCTTCTTCCGGGTGGCCAACCGGCACACCTTCGGCGCGCTGTTCGGCCGCGACCTGGTGGACCCGGCGCAGCGCGCGCACTACCGCACGATGCTCGGCGACATGGTGATCGCCTACCTGACGGCGGAGCGGGCCGCCGACTGA
- a CDS encoding bifunctional sugar phosphate isomerase/epimerase/4-hydroxyphenylpyruvate dioxygenase family protein produces the protein MRTSIATVSLSGSLTEKLTAAARAGFDGVEIFENDLLASPLTPEEIRTRCADLGLGIDLYQPMRDIEAVPAEEFARNLRRARHKFELMGRLGAKTVLVCSSVHPLAEDDDALAAEQLSRLADLAQDFGIRVAYEALAWGRHVSTYDHAWHIVDQAGHPALGTCLDSFHILSRGSDPKGIEEIPGEKIFFLQLADAPLLAMDVLQWSRHYRCFPGQGGFDVAGLVGHVLRTGYDGPLSLEVFNDVFRQAEAGPTAVDAHRSLLVLQETVGLVAPPAAVVPTGVAFAELVTPDTEPVSALLAALGFTRAARHRSKPVDLWQQGEARILVNTGPAARREGVQLAAIGLESPDPAGAARRAEALLAPVLPRRRALEDAPLDAVAAPDGTELFFCATGRPELPNWRADFVDVPHTPAATDVHRIDHLALTQPWHHFDEATLFHRSVLGLHAQESVDVADPYGLLRSRPVTNADGSVRIALSVGAAPSDDTVHAQHIALVTGDVVAAARRFREGGGRLLPVPANYYDDLAARYDLTDDELATYRDLGILYDRDAHGVFRHCYTRTVGRVFFELVQRDGYRGYGAQNAPVRLAAQHAVRGVTGG, from the coding sequence ATGCGCACGTCCATCGCCACCGTCTCCCTCAGCGGATCGCTCACCGAGAAGCTCACGGCGGCCGCCCGGGCCGGCTTCGACGGCGTCGAGATCTTCGAGAACGACCTGCTCGCCAGCCCGCTCACGCCCGAGGAGATCCGCACCCGCTGCGCCGACCTCGGCCTGGGCATCGACCTCTACCAGCCGATGCGGGACATCGAGGCCGTGCCCGCGGAGGAGTTCGCCCGCAATCTGCGTCGCGCACGGCACAAGTTCGAGCTGATGGGCAGGCTCGGCGCCAAGACCGTCCTCGTCTGCTCCAGCGTCCACCCGCTGGCCGAGGACGACGACGCGCTCGCCGCCGAGCAGCTGAGCCGGCTCGCCGACCTGGCCCAGGACTTCGGCATCCGCGTCGCCTACGAGGCGCTCGCCTGGGGCCGGCACGTCAGCACGTACGACCACGCCTGGCACATCGTCGACCAGGCCGGTCACCCCGCGCTCGGCACCTGCCTGGACAGCTTCCACATCCTCTCCCGCGGCTCCGACCCCAAGGGCATCGAGGAGATCCCGGGCGAGAAGATCTTCTTCCTCCAGCTCGCCGACGCCCCGCTGCTCGCGATGGACGTCCTGCAGTGGAGCCGCCACTACCGCTGCTTCCCGGGCCAGGGCGGCTTCGACGTCGCCGGGCTCGTCGGCCACGTGCTGCGCACGGGCTACGACGGTCCGCTCTCCCTCGAGGTCTTCAACGACGTCTTCCGTCAGGCGGAGGCCGGCCCGACCGCCGTGGACGCGCACCGCTCGCTGCTCGTGCTCCAGGAGACCGTCGGTCTCGTCGCCCCGCCCGCCGCCGTCGTCCCCACCGGCGTGGCCTTCGCCGAACTGGTCACCCCCGACACCGAGCCCGTCTCGGCGCTGCTCGCAGCGCTGGGCTTCACGCGTGCCGCCCGGCACCGCAGCAAGCCCGTCGACCTGTGGCAGCAGGGCGAGGCACGGATCCTCGTCAACACGGGGCCGGCCGCGCGCCGCGAAGGCGTCCAGCTCGCCGCCATCGGGCTGGAGTCACCGGACCCCGCCGGCGCGGCCCGCCGCGCCGAGGCGCTGCTGGCGCCCGTCCTGCCGCGCCGCCGCGCCCTCGAGGACGCCCCGCTCGACGCCGTGGCCGCCCCCGACGGCACGGAACTGTTCTTCTGCGCCACCGGCCGTCCCGAACTCCCCAACTGGCGCGCCGACTTCGTGGACGTCCCGCACACCCCCGCGGCCACGGACGTCCACCGCATCGACCACCTCGCCCTCACCCAGCCCTGGCACCACTTCGACGAGGCGACCCTCTTCCACCGCAGCGTCCTCGGGCTGCACGCACAGGAGAGCGTCGACGTGGCCGACCCGTACGGACTGCTGCGCAGCCGGCCCGTCACCAACGCCGACGGAAGCGTCCGTATCGCCCTCTCCGTCGGCGCGGCGCCCAGCGACGACACCGTCCATGCCCAGCACATCGCGCTGGTCACGGGCGACGTGGTCGCCGCGGCCCGCCGCTTCCGGGAGGGAGGCGGCCGGCTGCTGCCGGTGCCCGCGAACTACTACGACGACCTGGCCGCCCGGTACGACCTCACCGACGACGAGCTGGCGACCTACCGCGACCTCGGCATCCTCTACGACCGCGACGCACACGGTGTCTTCCGGCACTGCTACACGCGGACGGTCGGCCGGGTCTTCTTCGAGCTCGTCCAGCGCGACGGCTACCGCGGCTACGGCGCCCAGAACGCGCCGGTGCGGCTGGCAGCGCAGCACGCCGTGCGGGGAGTCACTGGCGGCTGA